The following coding sequences lie in one Posidoniimonas polymericola genomic window:
- a CDS encoding DeoR/GlpR family DNA-binding transcription regulator has protein sequence MAQDALPQAAPLPQERHDQILALLDQEGAVRVALLAQRFSVAEETIRRDLERLGEAGLLVRTHGGALRLRDDRQDPPISVRRTTNAAQKRAIALRAVELVREGDTIALDASSTVLELAAALPDMPLTVVTNSVEAAQLLAGRTHIHATLTGGELDDSLVGMLGPIAEGTLRQFAFDKAFLSCKAIDPRRGMSEASVAHASLKRWLLDLSDVSILCADHSKFGVRSVSFFGMLADVGVLITDDQTNADFLQPLGAAGVETLIASPATAQQPSGGRSAGGKSTKSDPTKAAGKVTKAGV, from the coding sequence ATGGCTCAGGACGCCCTCCCGCAGGCGGCGCCTCTCCCCCAGGAGCGGCACGACCAGATCCTCGCCCTCTTGGACCAAGAGGGTGCGGTGCGGGTCGCCCTGCTCGCTCAGCGGTTCTCGGTCGCCGAGGAAACGATCCGCCGCGACCTTGAGCGGCTCGGCGAGGCCGGCCTGCTAGTCCGCACCCACGGTGGGGCGCTCCGACTGCGGGACGACCGGCAGGACCCGCCGATCTCGGTCCGGCGGACCACTAACGCTGCCCAGAAGCGGGCCATTGCCCTCCGCGCGGTCGAGTTGGTCCGGGAGGGCGACACCATCGCCCTCGACGCGTCGAGCACCGTGCTTGAGCTGGCCGCCGCGCTGCCAGACATGCCGCTGACCGTGGTGACCAACTCGGTCGAGGCTGCCCAGCTGCTGGCCGGCCGCACGCACATCCACGCCACCCTGACCGGCGGCGAACTCGACGACTCGCTGGTCGGCATGCTGGGGCCGATCGCCGAGGGGACGCTGCGGCAGTTCGCGTTCGACAAGGCGTTCCTGTCGTGCAAGGCGATCGACCCGCGGCGCGGCATGAGCGAGGCGAGCGTCGCCCACGCATCGCTCAAGCGGTGGCTGCTCGACCTGTCAGACGTGTCGATCCTGTGCGCAGACCACAGTAAATTTGGCGTGCGCTCGGTATCGTTTTTCGGTATGCTGGCGGATGTCGGCGTGTTGATTACCGACGACCAAACCAACGCCGATTTCCTCCAGCCGCTCGGCGCGGCGGGAGTCGAGACGCTGATCGCCAGCCCGGCCACGGCCCAGCAGCCGTCCGGTGGCAGGTCGGCCGGCGGCAAATCTACTAAGTCGGATCCCACCAAAGCGGCGGGCAAAGTGACCAAGGCGGGCGTGTGA
- a CDS encoding bifunctional rhamnulose-1-phosphate aldolase/short-chain dehydrogenase, with translation MPATLTAVEASDLKHVNYLWDDRVVQGMSPVERLVYRSNCLGADQRITNTGGGNTSSKALEADPLTGGEVDVLWVKGSGGDLRTSKAENFASLYMDKLLALQPIYRDSPDPGPKTPSEDAMVGYFPHCSFNLNPRASSIDTPLHGFLPARHVDHMHPNSVIAIAASRRSKELTAEVFGDEIGWVPWLRPGFELGLMMQREAEANPRLRGLVMSQHGLINWADDDKECYGLTLSLIEKAARYIELKDKGEQTFGGQKYQTLQADARKAVLVALLPWLRGQVCQQKKFIGTVQGDDKILRFVNSHDAPRLAELGTSCPDHFLRTKIKPLYVDWNPQTEDVGALKQKLSAGLDRYRQDYADYYERCKHDNSPAMRDPNPTVILIPGVGMIAWGKNKSESRVTAEFYNCAVEVMRGAEAMDEYIALPQQEAFDIEYWLLEEAKLKRMPPEKDLARDIVVVLGAGNGIGREVAHRVAKEGAHVVCADLNADAAQATANELTALYGQGIGVAGDGVSACGPAIGLGVDITCRESIRELYAQTLLAYGGLDRLVVTAGVFIPPSRDGQLTDQQWQLTFNVNVQGSYNVVDECRTLIKEQGLPAAVVLTTSVNGVVSKKGSVAYDTSKAAANHLVRELAVELAPLARVNAIAPATVVQGSTMFPRDRVVVSLTKYAIAFEESATDEELRCLLADYYAQRTLTKQPITPGDQAEAAYFLLSDRSGKSTGQIINVDGGLQEAFQR, from the coding sequence ATGCCCGCGACCCTCACTGCCGTCGAAGCCAGCGACCTTAAGCACGTCAACTACCTATGGGACGATAGGGTCGTCCAAGGGATGAGCCCAGTAGAGCGGCTGGTCTACCGCTCGAACTGCCTCGGCGCCGATCAGCGAATCACCAACACCGGCGGCGGCAACACCTCGTCTAAGGCGTTGGAAGCCGACCCGCTCACCGGCGGCGAGGTCGACGTGCTGTGGGTCAAGGGCTCGGGCGGCGACCTGCGGACCAGCAAGGCCGAGAACTTTGCTTCCCTGTACATGGACAAGCTGCTCGCCCTGCAGCCGATCTACCGCGACAGCCCCGACCCCGGCCCGAAGACGCCGTCCGAGGACGCGATGGTCGGCTACTTCCCGCACTGCTCGTTCAACCTGAACCCGCGGGCGAGCTCGATCGACACGCCGCTGCACGGCTTCCTGCCGGCCCGGCACGTCGACCACATGCACCCGAACAGCGTGATCGCGATTGCCGCCAGCCGCCGCAGCAAGGAGCTGACCGCCGAGGTGTTCGGCGACGAGATCGGCTGGGTGCCGTGGCTGCGCCCCGGCTTCGAGCTCGGCCTGATGATGCAGCGGGAAGCCGAGGCCAACCCAAGACTCCGCGGCCTGGTGATGAGCCAGCACGGCCTGATCAATTGGGCCGACGACGACAAAGAGTGCTACGGGCTGACGCTGTCGCTAATCGAGAAGGCGGCCCGCTACATCGAGTTGAAGGACAAAGGTGAGCAGACCTTCGGCGGCCAGAAGTATCAAACCCTTCAGGCCGATGCCCGCAAGGCAGTGCTGGTGGCGCTGCTGCCGTGGCTGCGTGGCCAGGTTTGCCAGCAGAAGAAGTTCATCGGCACCGTGCAGGGCGACGACAAGATCCTGCGGTTCGTCAACTCGCACGACGCCCCGCGGCTGGCCGAGCTGGGTACCAGCTGCCCGGACCATTTCCTGCGGACAAAGATCAAGCCGCTGTATGTCGACTGGAACCCCCAGACCGAGGACGTCGGGGCCCTGAAGCAGAAGCTTTCTGCCGGGCTCGACCGGTACCGCCAAGACTACGCCGACTATTACGAGCGGTGTAAGCACGACAATTCCCCCGCCATGCGGGACCCCAACCCGACCGTGATCCTGATCCCCGGCGTCGGCATGATCGCGTGGGGCAAGAACAAGAGCGAGTCGCGTGTGACCGCCGAGTTCTACAACTGCGCGGTGGAGGTGATGCGTGGCGCCGAGGCGATGGACGAGTACATCGCCCTGCCCCAGCAGGAGGCGTTCGACATCGAGTACTGGCTGCTCGAGGAGGCCAAGCTGAAGCGGATGCCGCCGGAGAAGGACCTGGCCCGCGACATTGTCGTGGTGCTGGGCGCCGGCAACGGTATCGGCCGCGAGGTGGCCCACCGCGTCGCCAAGGAAGGGGCCCACGTGGTGTGCGCCGACCTCAACGCCGACGCCGCCCAGGCGACCGCCAACGAGCTGACCGCCCTCTACGGCCAAGGCATTGGCGTGGCGGGCGATGGCGTCTCGGCGTGCGGCCCGGCCATCGGGCTGGGGGTCGACATCACGTGCCGCGAGTCGATCCGCGAGCTGTACGCGCAAACGCTGCTCGCCTACGGCGGCCTCGACCGGCTGGTGGTCACCGCCGGCGTGTTCATCCCGCCGAGCCGCGACGGCCAGCTCACTGACCAGCAGTGGCAGCTCACGTTCAACGTCAACGTCCAGGGCAGCTACAACGTGGTCGACGAGTGCCGCACGCTGATCAAGGAGCAGGGCCTGCCCGCCGCCGTGGTGCTGACCACCAGCGTCAATGGCGTGGTTAGCAAGAAGGGCTCGGTGGCGTATGACACGTCGAAGGCGGCCGCCAATCACCTCGTGCGCGAGCTGGCGGTCGAGCTGGCCCCGCTCGCCCGCGTCAACGCGATCGCCCCCGCAACCGTGGTGCAGGGCTCGACCATGTTCCCGCGCGACCGCGTGGTCGTGTCGCTGACCAAGTACGCGATCGCGTTCGAGGAGTCGGCGACCGACGAGGAGCTTCGTTGCTTGCTGGCGGACTACTACGCCCAGCGGACGCTGACCAAGCAGCCGATCACCCCCGGCGACCAGGCCGAGGCGGCGTACTTCCTGTTGTCGGACCGTTCGGGCAAGTCGACCGGCCAGATTATCAACGTCGATGGCGGCCTGCAGGAGGCGTTCCAACGCTAA